The Bacteroidota bacterium nucleotide sequence ACCAAAAGGTTCATACTTCGGTTAAGTTTAAACCTTACAAAGACAATACGAACTTCCCAGATACTATTAATGTAAAAAGTTTCTTGTGGGATATGGATATTAGCTTATATCTTAACTACGTACATAACTAAACTAAGTTTATAAATAACAAAAAAAGCCACCTAAAGGTGGCTTTTTTTGTTTATCTATTTGAAAATGGTTAATTTGCATTATATATCACTCAAGCTTAACTACTTTTTTTCTCAGGATGCTTCAGAAAAAATCTAAAATATTGCTACTTCTAATATGTATAACTTTTAATTTTTGCATGGCGCAAAAAGAAGCCAATATATGGATGTTTGGCAATTTTGCTGGATTAGATTTCAACACCTCTCCCCCAACGGCTACTACCAGTAGTAAAATGAAGGCCTTAGAAGGCTGTGCTTCAATAGCAGACAGTGATGGGAATTTATTGTTTTACTCTAATGGAAAAACAGTATGGAATAATAATCACTCTATTATGTTAAATGGGGAGTCATTAAATGGTCATTTAAGTACTACTCAGTCATGTATCATTGTAAAAAAGCCAAAGTCACAAGATATATACTACCTTTTTACTGTTGGATCTTTTGGAGAAGAAGCTGGATTAAGCTATTCAGAAGTTGATGCGAGCCTGAACAATGGACATGGAATTGTTAGAAACCCGAAAAACATCCAACTTGAGTCGTACACATGTGAAAAAGTTACAGCGATAAAACATCAGAACAATCGTGACTATTGGATAATAACACAAAAATATAATACCAATAGTTTTTATAGTTTTCTTCTTACTGAAAATGGTATAAATAAAACAAACTTCATTGAGTCAAAAATTGGCCCCATTGCTGATGAAAGCAAATATGCTGGCTATCTAAAATCATCATTAGATGGAAGTCGATTGATTTATGCGAACAACAATGAAATTGCCCTTTTTGAATTTAATAATCTGAACGGTGTTATTAGTAATTACATAAAAATTCCTTTCAATAATAATGTAGGGCCATATGGTATCGAGTTTTCGCCTGATGGTTCAAAGTTTTATGTATCTTCAAATATAAACGCATTTGGCTATTTGCATCAATTTGACCTAATTCTGAATTCAAAAGAGGAGATAATTAATAGTAAAAGTTTAATTGATAGCTTTAACAATTTTATAGGCGCCCTTCAACTGGGTCCTGATTTAAAAATATATCATAGCCGGCTTCAAGCTACCTATCTGGGTGTCATAAATAAACCAAATAATAGAATCGCTTATATTAACTATAAAGCCAATGGACTCTATTTAAAAGGGAATATTTCATTTTATGGACTTCCTAACTTTTGCAGTGATGCCATTAAGTATCTAAATTTTAGTGCATCTGGTTTTTGTTTAAATGACACAACATTCTTCTCATTAACATCTACCTATTTTGATTCGGTTTTATGGACCTTGGGAGATCAGGATACAACCAACAATCATTCAAAAACTAGAAATCCTCATCATGTTTATTCCATGCCAGGGAGCTACAAAGTGACATTAAAAATTTATTTAAATAACACTGTAAGCGAAATAACTAAAACTATTCATATTCATGAAAGACCAAAAGTTGATATTAGAGACACATTGATATGCTATCCGCACAAAATAACTTTAAACGCGCACTCAAAAAACTCTGAATATTTGTGGAATACAAATGATACAAGCAACTCAATAAGCATCAGCAAGTCAGGCGTATATTGGGTTCAGGTTTCTAACCACTGTGCAACAGTATGTGATACTGCTCATATTGAAATCATTGAATCAGCATCCTTTGAATTTGATTCAATCATATATTTATGTATAGGAGATAGTTTAAAGCTGAATGTAATTACAGATCATGCATCTTATTTATGGCAAGATTTATCTAGGAATTCTGAACTAAGTATAACAAAAGGAGGGATTTATTGGGTAAACGTATCAAATCCATGTGGGAGCTTGTCGGATACAGTGAGAGTAATTGAACAAAACTGCCACTGTTATTTGCAAATGCCAAATGCATTTACTCCCAACAATGATGAGATCAACGATGTTTTTACAGCAATTTCCAACTGTTCTTTCGCACGGTATAAACTTCTAATTTATAACAGATGGGGACAGCATATTTATACATCTAATGATGCTCGGCTTTCATGGAATGGAAAGTATCTAAATAAGTATTGCGAAATTGGTGTTTACTATTATCAACTAAAATATCAATTCCATGAAATGAAAGACGCTAAAACAATCATTGGTGAGATTCATTTGACCCGCT carries:
- a CDS encoding T9SS type B sorting domain-containing protein, with protein sequence MAQKEANIWMFGNFAGLDFNTSPPTATTSSKMKALEGCASIADSDGNLLFYSNGKTVWNNNHSIMLNGESLNGHLSTTQSCIIVKKPKSQDIYYLFTVGSFGEEAGLSYSEVDASLNNGHGIVRNPKNIQLESYTCEKVTAIKHQNNRDYWIITQKYNTNSFYSFLLTENGINKTNFIESKIGPIADESKYAGYLKSSLDGSRLIYANNNEIALFEFNNLNGVISNYIKIPFNNNVGPYGIEFSPDGSKFYVSSNINAFGYLHQFDLILNSKEEIINSKSLIDSFNNFIGALQLGPDLKIYHSRLQATYLGVINKPNNRIAYINYKANGLYLKGNISFYGLPNFCSDAIKYLNFSASGFCLNDTTFFSLTSTYFDSVLWTLGDQDTTNNHSKTRNPHHVYSMPGSYKVTLKIYLNNTVSEITKTIHIHERPKVDIRDTLICYPHKITLNAHSKNSEYLWNTNDTSNSISISKSGVYWVQVSNHCATVCDTAHIEIIESASFEFDSIIYLCIGDSLKLNVITDHASYLWQDLSRNSELSITKGGIYWVNVSNPCGSLSDTVRVIEQNCHCYLQMPNAFTPNNDEINDVFTAISNCSFARYKLLIYNRWGQHIYTSNDARLSWNGKYLNKYCEIGVYYYQLKYQFHEMKDAKTIIGEIHLTR